In uncultured Ilyobacter sp., a genomic segment contains:
- the buk gene encoding butyrate kinase, with the protein MGKYILVINPGSTSTKIAVYKDKNSVFEKNIEHSSEELSKFEKITDQYRMRYKDIQKVLSEKSFQLSDFSAIVARGGPVAVLEPGAYRINETMVEKLMNNPLVDHASNLGGVIAFNLGKPLGIPAFIYDAVSTDQMTSIARLSGIKEISRKSLVHALNMRSVGMSCAEKIGKNYNEVNFIIAHLGGGITIAVHEKGRMTDLVSDDEGPFSPERAGRLPGKDLVKMCYLHDEDTMEKKLRGQGGLVSYLGTTSTIEVEKRIKNGDEYAKLVYEAMAYQISKGICELTAVLKGKIDLVILTGGIAYSELITSWIKEMVEWVAPVEIVPGEKELEALAYGALRVINGEERAREFK; encoded by the coding sequence ATGGGGAAATATATACTGGTTATAAATCCCGGTTCAACTTCGACAAAAATAGCGGTCTATAAAGATAAAAACAGTGTGTTTGAAAAGAATATTGAACACTCATCAGAAGAGCTGTCTAAGTTTGAAAAAATTACAGATCAATATAGGATGAGGTATAAAGATATCCAAAAGGTATTGTCTGAGAAGAGTTTTCAATTGAGTGACTTCTCTGCAATAGTTGCAAGGGGGGGACCTGTTGCTGTTTTAGAGCCTGGGGCATATAGAATAAATGAGACCATGGTGGAGAAACTGATGAATAATCCTTTGGTGGATCATGCATCAAATCTAGGGGGGGTAATCGCCTTTAATTTGGGGAAACCTCTAGGTATCCCTGCGTTTATCTATGATGCCGTCTCAACAGACCAGATGACAAGTATTGCAAGGCTTTCCGGAATAAAGGAGATAAGCAGAAAAAGTCTGGTACACGCTTTGAACATGAGGTCGGTCGGGATGAGTTGTGCCGAAAAAATAGGTAAAAATTATAATGAGGTTAATTTTATAATAGCCCATTTAGGCGGAGGAATAACCATTGCTGTCCATGAAAAAGGAAGGATGACTGATCTTGTATCAGATGATGAGGGACCATTTTCACCAGAAAGGGCAGGTAGACTCCCAGGGAAAGACTTGGTCAAAATGTGTTATCTGCATGACGAGGATACAATGGAAAAAAAGCTCAGGGGACAGGGAGGGCTGGTATCTTATCTAGGAACTACCAGTACCATTGAGGTGGAAAAAAGAATAAAAAATGGAGATGAATATGCAAAACTAGTCTATGAAGCCATGGCTTATCAGATATCTAAAGGCATATGTGAGCTAACAGCAGTGCTAAAGGGAAAGATTGACCTTGTAATACTCACAGGAGGGATTGCTTATTCTGAGCTTATAACTTCCTGGATTAAAGAAATGGTAGAATGGGTAGCTCCTGTTGAGATAGTTCCTGGTGAAAAGGAGCTAGAAGCACTGGCCTATGGTGCCCTAAGAGTCATAAATGGTGAAGAGAGGGCTCGTGAATTCAAATAA
- the lepA gene encoding translation elongation factor 4, with amino-acid sequence MLQKFKRNFSIIAHIDHGKSTIADRLLQLTGTVSERDMKAQVLDSMDLEREKGITIKAQAVTLYYDAKDGNRYELNLIDTPGHVDFIYEVSRSLAACEGAILVVDAAQGVEAQTLANVYLALENDLEVVPVINKIDLPAADVDKVKNEIEDVIGLPADDAVLTSAKAGIGIEELLEAIIERIPAPEHQEEGPLKALIFDSHFDDYRGVITYVRVLDGCIKKGDKIKIWSTGKELEILECGVFSPVMRSTGELSSGSVGYIITGVKTIQDTQVGDTITHAKKPCAEPLQGYRPAQSMVYAGLYPISTDDYSDLRDALEKLQLNDASLSFVPETSLALGFGFRCGFLGLLHMEIIVERLRREYSIDLISTSPSVEYRVHMENGSSYTIDNPCEFPEAGSGKKAVEEPFIKGNILVPKDYVGNVMELCQEKRGVFIDMNYIDENRAMITYELPLAEIVIDFYDKLKSRTRGYASFEYEMIGYKESKLVKVDILVSGNPVDAFSFISHADHASSRGRAICEKLKEIIPRQQFEIPIQAALGAKIIARETIRAFRKNVTAKCYGGDITRKKKLLEKQKEGKKRMKQIGNVEIPQEAFVSVLKLND; translated from the coding sequence GTGTTACAAAAATTTAAGAGGAATTTCTCGATAATTGCACATATAGATCACGGTAAGTCTACAATTGCCGACAGATTGCTACAACTTACTGGGACTGTATCAGAACGTGATATGAAGGCTCAGGTCTTAGATTCTATGGATCTTGAGAGAGAAAAAGGGATCACTATAAAGGCTCAGGCTGTTACCCTCTACTATGACGCAAAGGATGGAAATAGATATGAGTTAAATTTAATAGATACTCCGGGACACGTTGACTTCATTTATGAAGTTTCTAGGTCGCTGGCTGCATGTGAAGGGGCGATTCTAGTGGTAGATGCTGCCCAGGGAGTAGAGGCTCAGACCCTTGCCAATGTTTATTTGGCTCTTGAAAATGACCTAGAGGTAGTGCCTGTAATTAATAAAATAGATCTTCCTGCAGCTGATGTGGATAAAGTGAAAAATGAGATAGAAGATGTTATAGGTTTACCTGCTGACGATGCTGTTCTTACTTCTGCAAAGGCGGGAATTGGTATAGAGGAGCTTTTAGAAGCTATAATAGAGAGAATACCTGCTCCTGAGCATCAAGAGGAAGGACCTTTAAAGGCTCTTATCTTTGATTCACATTTTGATGACTATAGAGGTGTAATCACCTATGTGAGAGTACTTGACGGTTGTATCAAAAAAGGTGACAAAATAAAAATTTGGTCAACTGGAAAAGAATTGGAAATATTAGAATGTGGAGTTTTCTCACCTGTTATGAGGTCTACAGGTGAACTTAGCTCAGGTTCAGTTGGATATATAATTACAGGGGTAAAAACAATACAGGATACTCAAGTTGGAGATACTATTACCCATGCCAAGAAACCTTGTGCAGAACCACTACAGGGCTATAGACCGGCTCAGTCAATGGTTTATGCAGGTTTATACCCTATATCCACAGATGATTATTCTGATTTAAGGGATGCCCTTGAAAAACTTCAGCTAAATGATGCTTCTCTTTCTTTTGTACCTGAAACTTCATTGGCTCTAGGATTTGGTTTCAGATGCGGATTTTTAGGCTTGCTTCATATGGAGATCATCGTAGAGAGACTGAGAAGAGAGTACAGCATAGATCTTATCTCTACCTCTCCATCAGTTGAATACAGGGTTCATATGGAAAATGGAAGTTCATATACCATCGATAACCCTTGCGAATTTCCTGAGGCGGGAAGCGGTAAAAAAGCTGTAGAAGAGCCTTTTATAAAAGGAAATATCCTTGTACCGAAAGATTATGTAGGTAACGTAATGGAGCTTTGCCAAGAGAAAAGAGGAGTCTTTATCGATATGAATTATATCGACGAAAACAGAGCCATGATAACTTACGAACTACCTTTGGCGGAAATAGTAATAGATTTTTATGATAAGCTAAAATCTAGAACTAGAGGTTATGCATCTTTTGAATATGAGATGATTGGATATAAAGAGTCTAAACTTGTAAAAGTGGATATTCTTGTATCAGGTAACCCTGTAGATGCCTTTTCATTCATATCCCATGCAGATCACGCATCTTCTAGAGGAAGGGCGATATGTGAAAAGCTAAAAGAAATTATTCCTAGACAGCAGTTTGAAATACCTATACAGGCTGCACTAGGGGCAAAGATAATAGCTAGAGAAACGATCAGAGCATTTAGAAAAAATGTAACTGCAAAATGTTATGGTGGAGATATCACAAGAAAGAAAAAACTCCTTGAAAAACAAAAAGAGGGTAAAAAGAGAATGAAGCAGATAGGAAATGTTGAAATTCCTCAGGAAGCCTTTGTATCAGTCCTTAAATTAAACGATTAA
- a CDS encoding NAD(P)/FAD-dependent oxidoreductase: protein MKIYDLIVIGGGPAGIFAAIYAAKKNMSVAIIEKKNNIGKKMLVAGSGKCNLTHQGEINYFLNRYGDHGKFLKNSLYNYKPEDLISFIESKGLKMQALENGKIFPETMRSTDVLNVLIKELKKLKVDIFTDSRVVSSEKKNEIFKIKTDKDIFSGKNLLISTGGKSYPATGSEGDGYKLAQMFGHSIEAPRPALTTVYVNDYPYADLSGISFQKVKIELYRENKKVKEHYGDVLLTHTNLSGPGIIDFSRNFKKGDTLFINFIGKELEDISNELIEASKTNGKQSIKRFFSRYNIPERFLKKLFKIHSIDEDVKLGELSKADRVLLTNKLSKHEFVISRLGNFDVAMATAGGVSLKEVNQKTMESKLVKNLYFAGELLDIDGDTGGFNIQAACSTGVLAAKSLKLN, encoded by the coding sequence TTGAAAATATATGACTTAATTGTAATAGGCGGAGGACCGGCTGGGATTTTTGCCGCCATCTATGCTGCAAAAAAAAATATGAGTGTAGCTATTATTGAGAAAAAAAATAATATAGGGAAAAAAATGCTCGTGGCAGGTTCTGGGAAGTGTAATCTGACTCATCAGGGGGAGATAAACTATTTTTTAAATAGATACGGTGATCATGGTAAATTTCTAAAAAATTCCCTGTACAACTATAAGCCTGAGGACTTAATTAGCTTTATAGAATCAAAGGGTCTGAAAATGCAGGCTCTGGAAAATGGAAAAATATTTCCTGAAACAATGAGATCAACAGATGTTTTGAATGTTTTAATAAAAGAGTTGAAAAAATTAAAGGTAGATATATTTACTGATAGCAGGGTAGTTTCCTCAGAGAAAAAAAATGAAATTTTTAAGATTAAAACTGATAAAGATATATTTTCTGGAAAGAACCTCCTTATATCCACAGGAGGTAAGTCTTATCCTGCAACTGGATCAGAGGGAGACGGCTATAAATTGGCTCAGATGTTTGGACACAGTATAGAGGCTCCGAGACCTGCCTTAACAACTGTATATGTAAATGATTACCCGTATGCAGATCTTTCAGGTATATCTTTTCAAAAGGTAAAAATAGAACTTTATAGGGAAAATAAGAAGGTGAAGGAACATTATGGAGATGTACTTCTGACCCACACCAATCTTAGTGGGCCTGGAATAATTGATTTTTCTAGAAATTTTAAAAAGGGGGACACTCTTTTTATAAACTTTATAGGGAAAGAATTAGAAGATATTTCTAATGAGCTTATAGAAGCCTCTAAAACAAATGGTAAACAAAGTATTAAAAGATTTTTTTCTAGGTATAATATTCCTGAAAGATTTTTGAAAAAGTTATTTAAGATACATAGTATAGATGAAGATGTCAAACTTGGAGAACTTTCTAAAGCAGACAGAGTCCTTCTCACAAATAAACTTTCAAAACATGAATTTGTAATATCTAGGTTAGGGAATTTTGATGTGGCCATGGCTACAGCAGGAGGAGTCTCGTTGAAGGAAGTAAACCAGAAAACAATGGAATCAAAACTTGTAAAAAATCTTTACTTTGCAGGGGAACTCCTTGATATTGACGGAGACACAGGGGGCTTTAATATACAGGCTGCCTGTTCTACGGGGGTTTTAGCTGCAAAGAGTCTAAAGCTAAATTGA